In the genome of Octopus bimaculoides isolate UCB-OBI-ISO-001 chromosome 24, ASM119413v2, whole genome shotgun sequence, the window CAACGATAGACAAAAGGCCTAAATTTTTTAGGGGAGGAGCTAATCAAATACATCGATCACCGTActcaatcggtacttattttatcgactccgaaacgatggaaggcaaagtcgacctcagcgacatttgaactcagagcgtaaagccggaatgaagcattttgttcagGGTGCAAACGACTCTGCCAGCCCAGGACCTCACCGCTGCAACTTAATGACAGCAATAATGGTGACAGCGGTGACAGCGGTGACAGCGGCAAAAGTTTAAAGTTCAGAATGTTGAGAATCTGTAATAACGTGAAAATGGATGATCTCGGTGGACtaagattattttaataattcattcaATGTGATGgcataattttggtttcaaattttggcataaggccaaacATTTGGGGGCAGCTGGTAAGTCAATGACACCGaacctagtgctcaactagtacttatttcatcgactctgaaaggatgaaaggcaaagatgacctcggcggtatttgaactaagaacgtaaagacggacaaaatgccggtgctcaactggtacttattttttcgaccccgaaagaataaaagatagggTTGATCTtggcataaagacggacgaaatgccgctaaacattttgcccgacgtacTAAAGATTCTGCGCGCTCGCCGTCTTGAGGGATATAATATTAATGAGACAAACAAGCAATATGACAAACATGGAggcagatagagaaatagagagagaaacagactgaATGGCAggcaaaaaattgaaaaaaaaaaatggaaaaaaaaataataaaagactggTAGATTAGAAACTGATAGAGACGAAATTAATGGCAAGAGAAATTGATCTGTTGTCTGGTTGGCGGACAgagacaagacagacagacaggcaaagagaCAGTTAGGTAGATGGAGATACAGACCAAGACAAAGAAACAGCAATGGCAGACTGGTAGGGAGACAGAGAAAGCTTAGGCGGATAAACAAAGATTACCAACCAATTTATCTAGTTCTTTCTGCAACTCGAAATATTTTGTAGAGTTtgtttctgcaagttctttcgaCCAAACGGCACCTTTTATTATAGTAAATCTTCCACTAATCCTCAGTGGTCTTCCTTGTATTTCTGCTTCAGGAGTGCTTTTCCATGGAATTTCTGTAGAGAAActgttatttgtagtagtagtagtatccttatctgtagttgtagtagaagtagtagttgtagtagcaaccGTTTCAACAATAAtagctgttgtagttgctgctgttgttgatgtagttgctgctgttgttggtattgttgttgttgtcgctgcagAAGTACTTGCTTCACTAGTGTCTATTGTACTACGTGCAGTGGAACCCAGTGTGGATGAGGGAGCTATCGATGtgctttctgtttctgtttcattTAAGTTCTTGGGTTTTGACTTGGTTGACAAAGTAGGTACAGTGCTGCTTGTGGCGGTTGTCAAATCTTCAGAACTTGTCTCGCTCACTGTTTCATTATCTGTCGTAGATGATGTGGGAAGCTGGGACCACGATGTTGTAGGTTCGGTCGTAGAGGGAGTGTTTGTAGATCCAGCCGTGGGCGAGGTTGTTGGAAGTTCGGTTGCAGGAAAGATTATTGGAAGTTCGGTGGTGGGCGAGGTCGTCGGAGGTTCGGTTGTGGGCGGGGTCGTCGGAGGTTCGGTTGTAGGCAAGGTCGTTAGAGGTTCGGTTGCTGAAGGTTCGGTTGTTANNNNNNNNNNNNNNNNNNNNNNNNNNNNNNNNNNNNNNNNNNNNNNNNNNNNNNNNNNNNNNNNNNNNNNNNNNNNNNNNNNNNNNNNNNNNNNNNNNNNNNNNNNNNNNNNNNNNNNNNNNNNNNNNNNNNNNNNNNNNNNNNNNNNNNNNNNNNNNNNNNNNNNNNNNNNNNNNNNNNNNNNNNNNNNNNNNNNNNNNNNNNNNNNNNNNNNNNNNNNNNNNNNNNNNNNNNNNNNNGGAGTTGTAGGTTCAGTTGTGGGAAGGGTTGTTGTAGCTTCGGATATGGGCGGGGTTATTGAAGGCTCGGTTATGGCTGGGGTTGTAGATTCGGTTGTAGATGGGATTGTTGGAAATTCGATTATAGGCGGGGTTGTTGGAGGTTCGGTTGTGGGTGGGGTTGCTGGAGGTTCGGTTGTGGGTGGGGTTGTTGGAGGTTCGGTTGTGAGCAGAGTGGTTGCGGTCTGAGTTATTAGTGAATCTGTTGAGGGTACGGTTGTGTTCGAAGTCGCTGAAGATTCACTTGTACCCGGGGTGGTTGAAGACTCAAATATTATAGGGATGACTGAAGTTTCTGTTGTTGCTTCATTCGTGGACGAAGACCCGGATGTAATTGTAGCGGGTAGAGATTGGTGGCTGATCGGGGTGATTGTAGATGGTTCAGATGTGGTTGAAATGTATGAAGGCTCGTATGTGGTTGGGTTAGTGGGAAATTCCGGTGTGATCGAGGCGGATGCAGACTCGGATGTAGTTGAGCTGGCTACATCAGTTTGTGAGCTCACAGGTACCTGAACAGTTGaagaaaaatttgaaagtaatgtgTCTGATGTAGTTTGAGATAACGTCGATGATTCATTTACTGTTAGGCCGACTGATTCATCTGTTGATGCCACAATGGTACTCTGAGTCGTTATAGATGACTCACCAGTGTCCCGAGTGGCTGTTGAAAGATTTGTTATGTCCAGGTTGAGGGTTGAGGTTTCAGTAATGCTCTGTGTAGCTGCTGAGGCGTCAACAGTGCTCTGGTTGACTGTCAAGAAATCAAATGTGCTTTGGGGAAGAGTTGAGGATTCTGGTGAGCTTTCGGTGACTTTCGAGAACTCAGTTGTACCCTTTGTTTCTGTTGCAGTCTCAGTTGTATCTTGAAGTGTTTTTGAAGACTCAGATGTGAAGTCAGTTGCTTGTGTAGTAGGCGTTTCATCTAAGAACTGGGTCGTTGTAGCCTGGGAAGTTGAAAAGGATGTAGTTTCTAAGTCGGATGAAAATAACCCATCAGTTAACTGGACGAATGTATGTGCTGCAGGAGTAGAGGGTTCATCTGTACTAGGAATGACTGTAGACGACTCAGACACAGCCTGTATTGGTGTAGTAATTTCATTTGTGAATGATTCAGTTATATACTgagacgacggtgatgatgaagatgttgatgttgatgatgacgatgacaattcACCATTGAAAAGAGTGGACACAGGTGCACTTGAAGTAGATGTAAGGTCTTCATTTGTAGACTTTGTGTTCGTAAACTGCTCGACTGTTGACTGGATGGAGTGAACTGATAATGTAACATTATTTGATTCAGTAGTTGACTGAAGGTCACTAGTTGGCCCCACTGACTGAACGTCTGTAGGCTGCTCAGTACTAGACTGTGCAGCTGTAGTTGTCCCAACCGTAGTCAACTCAACAGTAGCTGTTCCAGCTGTAGTCGAGTGAACTGAAGTTGGTTCGACTGTAGTCGGCTCATTTGTTGACTCAACTGTCATCATCTCAACTGTAGTCAGATCAACTGTACTCGGTTCAACTGTACTCGGTTCAACTGTACTCGGTTCAACTGCACTCGGCTCAACTGTACTCGGTTCAAATGTAGTCAGCTCAATTGTAGTCGGCTCAACTGTGGTCGGCTCAACTGTTGTCCCAACTATAGTTGCCTCAACTGTGCCTATCCGAGGAGTAGTCAGCTCAACTGTAGTTTTCCCCACTGTAGATGTCGGAGTTGTAGTTGCTTCAGCTGTGCTTCTCTGAGCTGAAGTCGTCTCAACGGTAGCCGGTTCAACTGTAGTCGGCTCAACTGTAGTTAGCTCAGCTGTTGTCGGTTCAACTGTAGTCGGTTCAACTGTAGTTAGGTCAACTGTAGTCTGTTCAAGTGAAGTCGGCTCAACTGTAGTTGATTCAACTTTTATCAGGTCAATTGTTGTTGTCTCAGGTGTAGTCGTCTCAACTGTACTCGGTTCAGTTGTTTCAGTTGTAGTTTTTTCGACTGTATTTATCCGAGGTGTAGTCGGTTTAACTGTAGTCGAATCAACTGTAGTCGACTCAACTGTAGTCGACTCAACTGTAGTCGACTCAACTGTAGTTAGCTCAACTGTAGTCGGCTCAACTGTAGTCGATTCAACTGTAGTCGGCTCAACTGTAGTCGGCTCGACTGTAGTTGTCCTAGCTGTCGGCTCACGTGTAGTTAGCTCAACTATAGGCGGTTCAGTTGTAGTTGTCCTAGCTGTAGTCGGCTCCACTGTCGTCGACTCAACTGTAGTTAGCTCAACTGTAGTCGGCTCAACTGTAGTTAGCTCAACTATAGTCGGCTCAACTGTAGTTAGCTCAATTACAGTCGGCTCAACTGTAGTTAGCTCAACTGTAGTCGGCTCGGCTGTAGTTATCTTAGCTGTAGTCGACTCAACTGTAGTCGGTTTATTTGTTGTTATC includes:
- the LOC106882399 gene encoding mucin-17-like, with translation MDFNMYYAQLPTDYGQYLPTYFPSTALMHYALYFVFTIGITESRADFTGNYTSPTNQFSQGEELSFSKFPDSFSSTEPGLDEKKHLSFVSNIFHTATSLSQTTLKPNDVHRFVTTPSSLSLATVAHPLLEITSANAVDQAREALKTTAPINNDSRIITSTDHEVTNLKNVTSDKSHLEENTPVIMKGAEHFVATMNPTVRSESLHEEEKQNNQTNDDSRQEFSLKTYSEDNDNSFGVSPETVKLNLKQSDSNYSLGGYVEYQTTAIKQQITSVPQTIASKTTISRVIPTTSKRVATEEGAILNNANLVGKTIPPSLPTIFSGTHPTTNTKLSTNHPNDVSSDVSTKPSLSVVLTTMVAQSIVTQSTINAAAATQTATTQSTTKQSSPAKSVTDQSTDSQTPVPESTTTQSTINQSTNSKSKVTPSSAESLAKEIASIGTQSRMSSSVTTQPTHTQSTATQSVSESFATISSADKQYTPNQHITSDIIVPHSESNATSAIPAATNQHTASQSPTELTTPTQFTAETTTVKPTTTERDTFELPTASSATATLTTNKLPGAETAVADTTTSEATTLEPTTSGTTTAKLTTAETTTVEPAMTQRSTTEATIDETTTARTTTVETSTLEATTIEPTTVQSTTTGTTTVGSITDEPTTAQTSTVEAATAGTTVEPTTARINTIEATTVGITGEPTTTRITTNKPTTVESTTAKITTAEPTTVELTTVEPTVIELTTVEPTIVELTTVEPTTVELTTVESTTVEPTTARTTTTEPPIVELTTREPTARTTTVEPTTVEPTTVESTTVEPTTVELTTVESTTVESTTVESTTVDSTTVKPTTPRINTVEKTTTETTEPSTVETTTPETTTIDLIKVESTTVEPTSLEQTTVDLTTVEPTTVEPTTAELTTVEPTTVEPATVETTSAQRSTAEATTTPTSTVGKTTVELTTPRIGTVEATIVGTTVEPTTVEPTTIELTTFEPSTVEPSAVEPSTVEPSTVEPSTVDLTTVEMMTVESTNEPTTVEPTSVHSTTAGTATVELTTVGTTTAAQSSTEQPTDVQSVGPTSDLQSTTESNNVTLSVHSIQSTVEQFTNTKSTNEDLTSTSSAPVSTLFNGELSSSSSTSTSSSSPSSQYITESFTNEITTPIQAVSESSTVIPSTDEPSTPAAHTFVQLTDGLFSSDLETTSFSTSQATTTQFLDETPTTQATDFTSESSKTLQDTTETATETKGTTEFSKVTESSPESSTLPQSTFDFLTVNQSTVDASAATQSITETSTLNLDITNLSTATRDTGESSITTQSTIVASTDESVGLTVNESSTLSQTTSDTLLSNFSSTVQVPVSSQTDVASSTTSESASASITPEFPTNPTTYEPSYISTTSEPSTITPISHQSLPATITSGSSSTNEATTETSVIPIIFESSTTPGTSESSATSNTTVPSTDSLITQTATTLLTTEPPTTPPTTEPPATPPTTEPPTTPPIIEFPTIPSTTESTTPAITEPSITPPISEATTTLPTTEPTEPSATEPLTTLPTTEPPTTPPTTEPPTTSPTTELPIIFPATELPTTSPTAGSTNTPSTTEPTTSWSQLPTSSTTDNETVSETSSEDLTTATSSTVPTLSTKSKPKNLNETETESTSIAPSSTLGSTARSTIDTSEASTSAATTTTIPTTAATTSTTAATTTAIIVETVATTTTTSTTTTDKDTTTTTNNSFSTEIPWKSTPEAEIQGRPLRISGRFTIIKGAVWSKELAETNSTKYFELQKELDKLLSDLWKKNPFAVFVRIGGMRFSQGSVVVYYEASFVLTKGSEINSTMINQFFYSQLEPNNFYLGLFEINKTSIFHSSK